AATATGCCTGTATAATATGAGcattgtaattttattaggGATTTCTGTATCAAGTTGCAGATGTCATGCTGTTGATGTTAGATGTCATGCTGTTGATGTTATTGAAGTCATAGTAACTTTTTAGTTTATTGCTTTTTGACAGCTAGTCAAATGGTGTGGCCTTTTCTAAttgaaattctctctctctcatatCTTTGTTGTACTTCCAGAGAAGGTGCTAGAGTCACCTGGGGTTATATCAACCGGATACTTGGGCAACCATCTTTAATCCGAGAATCATCCATTGCTAGATTTCCATTGTCTGGGGCTGTATCTAATATAAGGAACAAAGTTTCAAAGTATAGTACAGCAACTGGGGAAGCAAAGCCTTTCGATGCTAAGAATGGTTTCAAAAATATTATTCTTCATCCTTCACTGCAAAAGAGAATAGAGCATCTTGCTAGAGCTACAGCTAACACCAAAACCCATGAAGCTCCATTCCGTAACATGATGTTTTATGGGCCTCCTGGCACTGGCAAAACTATGGTTGCAAGGGAGATAGCTCGAAAATCGGTACGTGCCATTGAAATTATTTGCTTTCATTATACTCCAGTTACTTGCATTACTTGTTCCAgtgtgattaaaaaaaaaaaaatcttgctCCTGTTATTGATTCCAAGTATGCTCTCTATAGGGGTTGGATTATGCTATGATGACTGGAGGAGATGTTGCACCACTAGGCACACAGGCTGTAACAAAAATACACCAGATTTTTGATTGGGCGAAGAAGTCCCGTAAAGGGCTGTTGCTTTTTATTGACGAGGCTGATGCCTTTCTGAGCGAGTAAGTTTTGTGGCTCCTGATATGTCATGCTCCATATTGTTATGAATTCATTTGCATGATAGCTGTTGTATCTACATATGGTCTCAGTTAAGCTTTGGTCTGGGAGTCTTTTGATATAATATGAGTTACTATTGTTTATGCTCAACTATTGCCATAGGATCATAATCGGTATTTAATCTTGTCAACCATGCTGATAAATGCCATTGTTATTGATCCAATATAGGCGTAATAGTACACATATGAGTGAAGCTCAACGGAGTGCTTTGAATGCTTTGCTATTCCGAACTGGAGATCAATCAAGGGACATTGTTCTCGTCCTTGCGACAAATCGGCCAGGTGACCTTGACAGTGCTATCACTGATCGTATTGATGAAGTGATTGAATTCCCACTTCCCGGAGAGGAGGAACGTTTTAAATTGCTAAACCTTTACTTGTACAAGTACCTCTCTGATGAAGCCACCAAAAATGCGTCAAGTTGGAGGCCGTCTTTGTTGAACAAAAAGACGCAGACTATAACCATAAAAGATATTTCTGGAGATTTGATCCGAGAGGCTGCTAAGAAAACAGAAGGATTCTCCGGTCGTGAGATAGCGAAACTGATGGCCAGTGTGCAAGCAGCTGTTTATGGTCGGCCCGATTGTGCATTGGATTCGCAGCTATTTATGGAGGTGGTTGATTACAAGGTTGGAGAGCACCACCAGCGAATGAAACTTGCAGCAGAAGGTAGTCAAGCATCTTAGCTTGGGAGAAGTTTTGATAATATATATTTAGCCTCTACTCAGTATCCCTTTCAGGGACATTTTTGAACCGAGCAAAATATTTCTACAAATTTTCTTCGTGGAGAAGATGTATTTCTTTCGTAGGTTAAAAGATTAGTAATAGAGAGATGAGGATCATAAGAAAATACTAAATTTTAATCTCTTCATAAAATAGATGGTCCTgtactctatttttgtaatgcCGGTTctgtttatttaaaaaataaatggttCGTGTACAATCTATATTTAGACTGGTGGATTGATTGATCTAAATTATAGTGATGCAAATTAAAATTGACTTTGGATCGATGGTACAATATAGAATTTAATTGTGGTTTGGTTTGTACAAGGGTGATACAACGTAGAAAGGGAtgatattatttcttttatatgaCTGTTTGATTTAAATGAGATAATATATTATAGTTGTGGATTATTTTCAACAACtatttttatacatatatgtttttaattattgatGTAAGAATTACCATaaaaatcaaaaatcattttaagataattaaaaataaatattaaaaccgaataatatgataaaataaaaaatattgtcaaaataattttcagtaaaaaaaagtaaaataaataagtacaaaATTTAAAAGTGAAATTAGTCCAAGaataaaaaagtataaaaacaaaaaaaaaaattaaaaagtaaaatttagtcaaaaatatattttaagaaaaaaaatagaaatatataattataaggatcaaaagtgaattaAGCTAGagataaaaaagtaaaaatgaatAAGTATATggactaaaataaaaaataaaatagagattaaagTAGAATTTTATGACTATAATAGGAGGGATAAGAGAATATAAAATGTTAGGAACTCGATAATGAGATTAAAGGAGTTTAGAtaaacccaaaactaaaaaCGAGTAAAACagattatataataatatattggaAACAAGTCTACTTATAAAAATTGATTGATTATTTGAAACAAATTGAATTATTTAGGTtgaaaaaataaacataatcaTGAAAACTggcttattccatttttaaacCAAATAATCATAAAGGAAATTAGGATATTGCATTCTCTTTTTGAACAAATCCAAACAGATTATGAAATTTATGGTCATTCATTTCCTTTCTCATTGTTTCTCTTATCATTTCATGAAAAAAGAGTTAAataagtttaactaaatttttgtTTGGAGGGAATTCAGAATTCTTCTgttagaaaatgaaaaaagagttatttgccaaatttcacaaaataaacaaaaatgtaaaattttataaaCCACATGGTTGCGTTTATAAAGAAAAGTACTACAGGTACCCATTTGCAAATTCGTATAACCACGTACGTATCTACTTGTAGTTAGCACTAATATATTATCACATCCATAAGTTTTATTTTACTCAACAATTTGTTCTATCCATCTAattaaaaaactattttggccttatttattagggataaaatacaTTCATAGTACATGAACTTGAATGTATTTCATATTTTGGTCCATGAactttaattttatacttaaagatgctattattttaaatattaaaagtacatttttatatatttaaatttttttctttcatctttttctccctcctatctaattttaataaaaatataattataatatttaaaaatgtattaataatatcaatactaATGTGAATATTTTACATGATACTACTAATAAAATTCAAATGtatgatttaataaaaaaaaatccaatattaAAATAGAAATATTAGGTTTTGTTTAAATTCTCTCACTAGTACGTAGTCAATAGAAATATGAACTTTTATTCTTTCAGGCATTTCACTCTGATGTCGTCCCTCAAAATCGAATCATTACATACAATTTGTCAAATGAAAAAATTGGGAGAAATGAATTGAATTATAGGTTTTTAATAAACAACATACTAAgcaaaaaaacaatatttttattttaatatttggaTTTTATTATTGATTTCGTGTGAAATATATTACATTAATAGGTTGTCACTGTAAAATTATGACGAAAGGGAGAGTGAGAGAAGGCGCGATGAATAAGGCGATCGGAGGGTTGGCTGGGGCGACGGGAACCACGGCTGGGGCGTCGGGCGGCGCGGCTCGGGGCGAGTCCTTGGCGTTGGGGGATCGGGCGGAGGGGAAGGCGGAGGCGGCCGATCCAGGGAATTCTAGGGCTTTTGTTGGGGGTGATGGGGCGGCGATCGACTTTGCCCGTTACCGCCGAAGGAGTGGGGAGAGGGCGGATCGGCTTCGTTCAGGATGCCCGGATGGGGAAGGGCCGGCGGTAGGGATAGGAGATGGTGGTTCTGGTTATGGCGAGGGGGAGGCAGAGAGGTCTAGGGCGAGGAGTGCGGCGGGTAGAGAGGTAGCCCGGCCGGGTGAGCTGGGTCTGGTTATTGGGTCTAGGTCGGGGGCGCAGCGGGTTGGAATTGGCAAGGTTTTGGCCAGCGGCCCTGCTCTGTCGGCTCCTGTGTCCTCCCCGCAGCTGGCGGCCCCTTCCCCGCCGGATCTTCCGGCCATTTTGGCCTCGCAGGCTGTGCAGGCCATGGATGTTGGTCAGACTGAGCTTCCTGCTCTTACAGTTCAAACCTCGTCGATTCCTTCCTTAGGCCCTGTTGCCGGGGAGTTAAATTTTGTGCAACCAGGGCCTATTAGGGATCCGGCTTTGTCCCCTCATTCTAAGGCTTACCAGGGCCAGCAAAACCAGTTCTATCAGAATGATGGGGGATATccctcctggagggataagGTGTTAGGGATAACTAATGAGGAACCCTTGTTGGAGGAAGATAATATGGAGGATGATTCGGACGAGTTCCTTTCTGACTCCGATATAGAGGATGGAGAGCCAGACAACCCGCTGTGTCCTAGAATTCGTCTTTCCTCGGAAGACAAGCGTATCATTAGGTCTAAGTGGAAATTGGCGCTTATTGTCACTGTGCTGGGGAAGAGGATTAGCTTTAAGtactttgcccagaggatccaaGCCCAATGGGCAAAGGTTGGAAAGGTTACCATCACAGACCTtgagaatgactattatgtcattaaatttacaagGGCTGAGGACTTTAATGCTGTGGTTAATGGAGGTCcttatattatctccaatcatgtcTTGGCCttgagaccttgggtcccaaattttgatcctcatgactgttcggttaacaggatccttacttgggttaggttcccaggCCTTCCTCTGGAATACTATAGTGATAGATTCTTGAATAAGATTGGTAGCCTTGTGGGGAAAGTTCACCATGTTGATAAGACGACCGTTGGGGCAGTTaggggcaagtttgccagggtctgtattgacattgatctcgctaagcctcttctttctcaatTCTGTATATAGAATaaggtttttcatattgaatatgaaggtatacgCAATATATGCTATGAATGTGGgatgtttggccatacctttGATGGTTgcccgaagaagaagaaagtggtggAAGAGTTGGTGCAACCTAGTATAGGTAGTGCTGAGAAGAGTCAGGGGGAAGAAAGGAgttttggcccatggatgcttgccaagaggaatgtgagaaggaagccacgggctAATACTACTAACAGCCATTTTATGGATATCAGTAAAAAGATGACTTctctccagattgctcctgagatcaaggtcagacccccaGATCCCGCGAAAGGTAGTGAGTCTGGTGTGGATTCAGCTTCTGGCTCAgggtcaaggttcggtgttCTGTCTATGGAGGAAGGACAAGGCTCGGATCCTTCCATTGAGCAGATTGATTTATGCATGCCAAGTCTAGAATCGGCCGAGCCGGCTTCTAGTCTGGCTAATTCTATCAATCCTCTCTTTGTTGCTAATGCGAATGCCGTTGAGAGCTCCCAGCCTCTCCTCTCAGCAGGGAAAGAGGTGTGTAATGAGGTTAGTAAGTTGACTCCTCTTGCTGATATCCCTATTGGGAAAGCTATTGGAGTTAATAAGTTAAATATGAAGAAACCCAAGCCTAAAgtgaaacctaaaaagaaccttaATAGGTCGGATTCTTGGGATAAAATGGGGCCATCTGGCACCTCCTCTAGGCTCTtcggagccccgaataaatacctgatctagggtttgggcctgtGTCTGTAGTTTTCCTTTCTGATGGatttctttgtttggaatgttagaggtgcggcgagcaaggcaacccgcatccatattaatgatctcattaaacaatttaaccctTCTTGCTTTGTTCTTCTGGAGACCAAAATTAGTGGTGCTAAAGCAGACGAGGTGGCTAGAAAGTTCAAGAgttggaattgtgtcagatcggaggctacggGCCGGGccggggggatttggctcttttggaagccaggtcaagtcaatattgatattgttactatggacagtcaattcatctATAGTAAGGTGTGTCTtcctggtaataaacccttctttgtTACCTTTATTTATGCTGATCCTGTTGTGACTAACCGAAGAAGGATGTGGGAGGTTCTTCATTCTATTAGTTCCAATATGAtggaggcgtggttggttgccggggattttaatgacattgccaccttgagtgatcagagaggtgGGGGCAATCATTATATTaaccggtgtcttaatcataagaatagtatggatcTTTGTGGTCTGTCGGACCTGGGAGC
The DNA window shown above is from Euphorbia lathyris chromosome 1, ddEupLath1.1, whole genome shotgun sequence and carries:
- the LOC136204794 gene encoding uncharacterized protein, with the protein product MATSKLSTSLVVAAAAAVASFSSHQDVSYAEGSFRFNPFSSSSSSTSNPSQKQSDHTSNEKSEAEEPKGSGFDPEALERGAKALREINSSTYAKQVFDVMRKQEQTRLAELAAEKTHYEAIQAQRDIDRQQKMAEEQRNLVQQQAQAKAQMLRYEDELARKRMQTDHEAQRRHNTELVKMQEESSIRKEQARRATEEQIQAQQRHTDKERAEIERETIRVKAMAEAEGRAHEAKLTEDHNRRMLVERINGEKEKWLAAINTAFSHIEGGFRTILTDRNKLIMGVGGVTALAAGVYTTREGARVTWGYINRILGQPSLIRESSIARFPLSGAVSNIRNKVSKYSTATGEAKPFDAKNGFKNIILHPSLQKRIEHLARATANTKTHEAPFRNMMFYGPPGTGKTMVAREIARKSGLDYAMMTGGDVAPLGTQAVTKIHQIFDWAKKSRKGLLLFIDEADAFLSERNSTHMSEAQRSALNALLFRTGDQSRDIVLVLATNRPGDLDSAITDRIDEVIEFPLPGEEERFKLLNLYLYKYLSDEATKNASSWRPSLLNKKTQTITIKDISGDLIREAAKKTEGFSGREIAKLMASVQAAVYGRPDCALDSQLFMEVVDYKVGEHHQRMKLAAEGSQAS